One part of the Cystobacter ferrugineus genome encodes these proteins:
- a CDS encoding DUF2381 family protein, which translates to MRNFLPFRSALLVILLASVAMAREREPISRTVYLSDERKAEVPSVYVAGEMVTVLRFEKPCDRERTKMLGWEGRFEPVECVGKKVLVEPLKDLNPEDGFLLVVTLSDGKELPFTVTARNEQFDHQVNVFPDNETKGALKSRLTYAESRERVLEEENERFRKEASSIDHALAALLARDALKMTPFVKQYVSLAKNPRGAEILVTALTSKKPNKVAVVINLKNNSPSETWSLMEARLVAEGSGEQRPFALRATQESWGPGGESGKIAVVFDASAFDLKDGPDRLVLELFRRGSGVREAWVFLDRHMLGL; encoded by the coding sequence ATGCGGAACTTCTTACCTTTCCGGTCTGCCCTACTTGTCATCCTCCTGGCGTCCGTAGCCATGGCGAGGGAACGCGAGCCGATCTCTAGGACCGTCTACCTTTCGGACGAACGAAAGGCGGAAGTGCCCTCGGTTTACGTCGCGGGTGAGATGGTGACCGTCCTCCGTTTCGAGAAACCTTGTGACCGGGAACGAACGAAGATGCTGGGCTGGGAAGGCCGCTTCGAGCCCGTGGAATGCGTCGGGAAGAAGGTGCTCGTAGAACCGCTCAAAGACCTCAATCCCGAGGATGGTTTTCTGTTGGTGGTGACGCTCTCTGACGGGAAGGAACTGCCCTTCACCGTGACAGCTCGAAACGAGCAGTTTGACCATCAGGTGAACGTGTTCCCGGACAATGAGACCAAGGGCGCGCTCAAGAGTCGTCTGACGTATGCCGAATCAAGGGAGCGGGTTCTTGAGGAAGAGAACGAGCGTTTCAGGAAGGAGGCGTCCTCGATTGACCATGCCCTTGCAGCACTCTTGGCAAGGGACGCGTTGAAAATGACCCCCTTCGTCAAGCAGTACGTCTCGCTGGCGAAGAACCCCAGGGGTGCTGAAATCTTGGTGACCGCCCTTACGAGTAAGAAGCCCAATAAGGTCGCTGTCGTCATCAACTTGAAGAACAACAGCCCATCCGAGACTTGGAGCCTGATGGAAGCGCGCTTGGTGGCCGAGGGGAGCGGGGAGCAAAGGCCGTTTGCCCTGCGTGCTACCCAGGAATCCTGGGGGCCCGGTGGTGAAAGCGGGAAGATTGCCGTCGTCTTTGACGCGAGCGCATTTGACTTGAAGGATGGCCCCGACCGGCTCGTTCTAGAACTCTTCCGCCGAGGGAGCGGGGTTCGGGAGGCTTGGGTTTTTCTGGATCGACACATGCTTGGGCTGTAA
- a CDS encoding OsmC family protein, which yields MGISKGSAQWNGGLKDGQGVMKPAHAPEAPFSLGTRFEGKQGSNPEELIGAALSGCFSMALSLGLETAGLKPTSIKTSADVQLDKQGAGFAITTIALTSEAIVPGASDEQFQKIAEETKKGCPVSKALAGVNITLKASLAR from the coding sequence ATGGGAATCAGCAAAGGCAGCGCGCAATGGAACGGGGGGCTCAAGGACGGCCAAGGCGTGATGAAACCCGCCCACGCCCCCGAGGCCCCCTTCTCGCTGGGCACCCGCTTCGAGGGGAAACAAGGGAGCAATCCCGAGGAGCTCATTGGCGCGGCGCTCTCGGGATGCTTCTCCATGGCCCTGTCGCTCGGCCTGGAGACCGCCGGCCTCAAGCCCACGAGCATCAAGACGTCCGCGGACGTGCAGCTCGACAAGCAAGGCGCGGGCTTCGCCATCACCACCATCGCGCTCACCAGCGAGGCCATCGTGCCCGGCGCGAGCGACGAGCAATTCCAGAAGATCGCCGAGGAGACGAAGAAGGGCTGCCCGGTGTCCAAGGCGCTCGCTGGGGTGAACATCACGCTCAAGGCGTCGCTCGCGCGCTGA
- a CDS encoding DUSAM domain-containing protein, whose translation MTEETDWDELRALAQKVLDRGTPLELTDETRSLLTRTAQQVAISQQDVENALHGVSTATTLLREIRQRIRDGGIRYGDALHRAYRLRDQGNLDGARQQMRDVLSVEVVPFYRERAEMALDDMDAGTF comes from the coding sequence ATGACGGAAGAAACAGACTGGGATGAGCTGCGAGCACTGGCGCAGAAGGTTCTTGACCGGGGCACCCCGTTAGAACTCACGGACGAAACGCGCTCCCTTCTTACGCGGACCGCTCAGCAGGTGGCGATCAGCCAGCAGGACGTGGAAAACGCTTTGCACGGCGTGTCCACCGCTACGACGTTGCTCCGGGAGATCCGCCAGCGCATCCGGGACGGGGGGATTCGGTATGGGGATGCTCTCCATCGAGCCTACCGCCTGCGGGATCAAGGGAACCTCGATGGAGCACGCCAGCAGATGCGTGACGTTCTCTCTGTGGAGGTCGTGCCCTTCTACCGCGAACGGGCAGAAATGGCCCTGGATGACATGGACGCCGGAACGTTTTGA
- a CDS encoding mannosyltransferase family protein: MSARARVREVGAAIAFPVGLFVFSRLSLFLIARVSLVLETRLYRPPFKYPGLAGLEAFCWWDCGWYTGIAQAGYTRAQATNFFPLLPLLGRMVHELTGLSIPVALVGIAQVAGLLALVVLHRLFRELEGEEEARTALLLFTAYPFAFFHSAGYPESLMVLLTALAVALSLRGRHGWAGLSLGVAGLARHLSLLAGFSLLYQQLRSRGGGVRALLHRDVLALLIPPLLTSLYFLYLWRTFGDPQLWWKVRAQGWGGAWAGLGDWLRGKWAPEVGLYVVVSCIPGVGALLLLRQRRWWVLAAFALPLMLVLWTVGLVGLGRYSAAVWPAFLPLGAWLARRPALRDPIILGCALFQGMLVYFFVHSYPIN, translated from the coding sequence ATGAGCGCGAGGGCCCGGGTGCGCGAGGTGGGCGCCGCCATTGCCTTTCCCGTGGGTTTGTTCGTGTTCAGCCGCCTGTCGCTCTTCCTGATCGCCAGGGTGTCGCTCGTGCTGGAGACGCGGCTGTACCGCCCGCCCTTCAAGTATCCCGGGCTCGCGGGCCTGGAGGCGTTCTGCTGGTGGGACTGTGGCTGGTACACGGGAATCGCCCAGGCGGGCTACACCCGGGCCCAGGCCACCAACTTCTTTCCGCTCCTGCCCCTGCTCGGACGGATGGTGCATGAGCTCACGGGGCTGAGCATTCCGGTGGCGCTGGTGGGGATCGCCCAGGTGGCTGGATTGCTGGCGCTCGTGGTGCTGCACCGGCTCTTCCGTGAGCTCGAGGGCGAGGAGGAGGCACGCACCGCGCTGCTGCTCTTCACGGCCTATCCCTTCGCCTTCTTCCACTCCGCGGGCTATCCCGAGTCGTTGATGGTGCTGCTCACCGCGCTCGCGGTGGCGCTGAGCCTGCGGGGCCGGCATGGGTGGGCCGGACTCTCGTTGGGGGTGGCGGGACTGGCGCGCCATCTCTCGCTGCTCGCGGGCTTCTCGCTGCTCTACCAACAGCTCCGCTCGCGGGGCGGAGGCGTCCGGGCGCTGCTGCACCGGGATGTGCTCGCGCTGCTGATTCCTCCGCTGCTCACCTCGCTCTACTTCCTTTATCTGTGGCGGACCTTCGGAGATCCCCAGCTCTGGTGGAAGGTGCGCGCGCAGGGGTGGGGGGGAGCGTGGGCGGGGCTGGGGGACTGGCTGCGCGGGAAGTGGGCTCCGGAGGTCGGCCTGTACGTGGTGGTGTCGTGCATCCCCGGGGTGGGGGCCTTGTTGTTGTTGCGGCAGCGCCGCTGGTGGGTGCTGGCCGCCTTCGCGCTTCCCCTGATGCTCGTGCTGTGGACAGTGGGCCTGGTGGGCCTGGGTCGCTACAGCGCCGCGGTGTGGCCGGCCTTCCTGCCCCTGGGCGCGTGGCTCGCCCGCCGTCCCGCGCTGCGCGACCCCATCATCCTGGGCTGTGCCCTGTTCCAGGGCATGCTCGTCTACTTCTTCGTGCACTCCTATCCCATCAACTAG
- a CDS encoding nucleotidyltransferase domain-containing protein codes for MKDPILARVVEALRPVPGLAALVLGGSRGRGTAGPTSDYDIGLYYEPDAPLDVAALRSAIAPLVDVPSSTVTPLGEWGPWINGGGWLTIAGVEVDLLYRDLGRVREVIAEGRQGRFSMNYQVGHPHGFCSVIWMGEVATCQPLLDPLGRIAELKGQTWPYPEPLRDALIARFGWEVGFAIDNAEIAARRAEQIHIAGCAYRALCCVAQVLFALNGRYLINEKGAVPEAATYPLTLEGLAQTQAEIWSDIGHADHASALRRLHGVSDALRALVERAGAKAS; via the coding sequence ATGAAAGATCCCATTCTCGCCCGTGTGGTCGAAGCACTCCGGCCCGTCCCTGGCCTGGCCGCGCTCGTGCTCGGCGGCTCGCGCGGACGGGGCACCGCTGGCCCCACTTCCGACTACGACATCGGCCTGTACTACGAGCCCGACGCGCCGCTCGATGTCGCGGCACTCCGGTCGGCCATTGCCCCACTCGTCGATGTTCCCTCGTCGACGGTGACCCCGCTCGGCGAGTGGGGGCCGTGGATCAACGGCGGGGGTTGGCTCACCATCGCGGGCGTGGAGGTCGATCTCCTCTATCGCGACCTCGGACGCGTGCGCGAAGTCATCGCCGAGGGGCGGCAGGGCCGCTTCTCGATGAACTACCAGGTGGGCCACCCTCACGGCTTCTGCTCGGTCATCTGGATGGGCGAGGTCGCCACCTGTCAGCCGCTGCTCGATCCGCTCGGCCGCATCGCGGAGCTGAAGGGCCAGACCTGGCCGTACCCGGAGCCGCTGCGGGACGCACTGATCGCCCGCTTTGGCTGGGAGGTGGGCTTCGCCATCGATAACGCCGAGATCGCGGCCAGGCGCGCCGAGCAGATACACATCGCGGGCTGCGCCTACCGGGCACTGTGCTGCGTGGCGCAGGTGCTGTTCGCCTTGAACGGCCGCTACCTCATCAACGAGAAGGGCGCCGTCCCCGAAGCCGCGACCTACCCGCTCACCCTCGAGGGCCTGGCCCAGACGCAAGCCGAGATCTGGAGCGACATCGGCCACGCGGACCACGCGAGCGCACTGCGCCGGTTGCACGGCGTGTCCGACGCTCTGCGCGCGCTCGTCGAGCGAGCGGGAGCGAAGGCTAGTTGA
- a CDS encoding DeoR/GlpR family DNA-binding transcription regulator gives MTPPDSSATAHLPEERRRIILERLATEGRVFAADLCGILRVSEDTIRRDLRELDEAGLLRRVHGGALPRAQAPLAHKARVEVQQSEKQALARIAAGLVRADQVIFLDGGTTMLEVARCLPRELRGTVVTVSPPVALALADHPGLEVRLVGGRVHPQSLTLVGAETVEALRQVRADLFLLGVCGLHAEAGITALHAEEAAVKRAMIQGAAETVAVVTADKLGTLAPFVVAPVQSLAALVTESSASESTLAPFRKLNLRVMTP, from the coding sequence ATGACACCTCCAGACAGTTCCGCCACCGCGCACCTGCCCGAGGAGCGGCGGCGCATCATCCTCGAGCGGCTCGCGACCGAGGGCCGGGTCTTCGCCGCCGACCTCTGCGGGATTCTGCGGGTTTCGGAGGACACGATCCGGAGGGACTTGCGCGAGCTGGACGAGGCGGGCCTGTTGCGGCGCGTGCACGGTGGCGCGCTGCCCCGGGCGCAAGCGCCGCTGGCCCACAAGGCGCGCGTCGAGGTGCAGCAATCCGAGAAGCAGGCCCTGGCGCGGATCGCCGCCGGGCTGGTGCGCGCCGATCAGGTGATCTTCCTGGATGGGGGAACGACGATGCTGGAAGTGGCGCGGTGCCTGCCGCGGGAGCTTCGGGGCACCGTCGTCACGGTGAGTCCGCCGGTGGCGCTCGCGCTGGCGGATCATCCGGGGCTCGAGGTGCGGTTGGTGGGCGGCCGGGTGCATCCACAGTCCCTGACCCTGGTGGGCGCCGAGACCGTGGAGGCGCTGCGGCAGGTGCGAGCCGATCTGTTCCTGCTGGGCGTCTGTGGACTGCACGCCGAGGCGGGCATCACCGCGCTCCACGCCGAGGAGGCGGCCGTCAAGCGCGCGATGATCCAGGGCGCGGCCGAGACGGTGGCGGTGGTGACCGCGGACAAGCTCGGGACGCTCGCGCCCTTCGTGGTGGCGCCCGTGCAATCCCTGGCGGCGCTGGTGACCGAGTCCTCTGCTTCCGAGTCCACCCTGGCCCCCTTTCGCAAGCTCAACCTCCGGGTGATGACGCCATGA
- a CDS encoding FG-GAP-like repeat-containing protein, with amino-acid sequence MKTRGGIHRRVAGRAPLYGRMFTVLGMLSATGCGTTHVPEEEMTLKARPLAERCEVRPPLPGALEPELKWAWTGSAVMPEHHQVMMTPVVVDVNGDGIADIVFSTFAGDRYGSDGVLRAVSGEDGHDLWAVTDPAARVKPAASLAAGDLDEDGRVEICAIPEDGRGIICFEHDGTFKFRSAPAANDYNEWGGPSLADLDGDGFVEILDGNRVYAHTGTLEWVGSDGMGGAQYTGPVSFAADIDQDGQQEVVNDRAIYRHDGTPLCVNTEIPHGFAAVANFDEDPAGEIVVAGRGRVSLLDDDCSLRWSVDVPGGGHGGSPTLADFDGDGTLEIGVAGERAYSALASDGTVKWSTPIQDLSSGTAGSTPFDFEDDGKLEVVFADELKLRILDAATGAVRWELPNSSGTAHENPVVANVDGDPAAELVVVSNDHAYPGTHGLRVFQGRQGWAGTRSLWNQHAYSVTNVLDDGSIPAGATSHWLHPRLNTFHANVANHFGEGPTPYAAADLVVSELSAMCEGEGQVVLRARVLNQGEAPVAPGVKVAFFDAAPSSGGTLLGVASVAEALPVGTSALATLSVSSPLTGRVSFFALADDDGQGGGRDTECIESNNTTSTTVELACQLPPSNQPPVALCRDVTVSADASCQARASVDNGSYDPDNGPAPLSVSQSPDASFGPGRHAVTLIASDGAASAQCVGSVTVVDDTPPSISCPLALEARIRLGELGVSLQYAVSSRDACGPAPVTCSIPPGSIFLPGLTKVTCTARDASGNTASCDFGIRVSIDLSL; translated from the coding sequence ATGAAGACGCGAGGCGGGATCCATCGTCGGGTGGCAGGTCGAGCGCCGCTGTATGGGCGGATGTTCACCGTGTTGGGGATGTTGTCCGCGACGGGGTGTGGCACCACGCACGTCCCGGAGGAGGAGATGACGCTCAAGGCGCGCCCCCTGGCGGAGCGCTGCGAGGTGCGGCCGCCGCTGCCCGGCGCCCTCGAGCCGGAGCTGAAGTGGGCGTGGACGGGCAGCGCGGTGATGCCCGAGCACCACCAGGTGATGATGACGCCCGTGGTGGTGGACGTGAACGGGGATGGGATCGCGGACATCGTCTTCAGCACCTTCGCGGGAGACAGATACGGATCGGACGGCGTGCTCCGGGCCGTCAGTGGCGAGGACGGGCATGACCTGTGGGCCGTGACGGACCCGGCGGCCCGGGTGAAGCCCGCCGCCAGCCTCGCCGCCGGAGACCTCGACGAGGATGGCCGGGTGGAGATCTGCGCCATTCCCGAGGATGGCCGCGGCATCATCTGCTTCGAGCACGACGGCACCTTCAAGTTCCGCTCGGCCCCCGCCGCCAATGACTACAACGAATGGGGAGGCCCCTCGCTGGCGGACCTGGACGGCGATGGCTTCGTGGAGATCCTCGACGGCAACCGCGTCTACGCGCACACCGGCACGCTCGAGTGGGTGGGCTCCGACGGCATGGGCGGCGCCCAGTACACGGGCCCCGTCTCCTTCGCGGCGGACATCGATCAGGACGGTCAGCAGGAGGTGGTCAACGACCGCGCCATCTACCGCCACGATGGCACCCCGTTGTGCGTCAACACGGAGATTCCCCATGGCTTCGCCGCCGTGGCCAACTTCGACGAGGACCCGGCCGGGGAAATCGTCGTGGCGGGCCGTGGCAGGGTGAGCCTGCTCGACGACGACTGCTCGCTGCGCTGGAGCGTGGACGTCCCCGGTGGAGGCCATGGGGGCTCGCCCACCCTCGCGGACTTCGACGGAGACGGGACGCTGGAGATCGGCGTGGCCGGAGAGCGGGCGTACTCGGCGCTCGCGTCCGACGGCACCGTGAAGTGGTCCACCCCCATCCAGGACCTCAGCTCCGGCACGGCGGGCTCCACCCCCTTCGACTTCGAGGATGACGGCAAGCTCGAGGTCGTCTTCGCCGACGAGCTGAAGCTGCGCATCCTGGACGCCGCCACCGGCGCCGTGCGCTGGGAGCTTCCCAACAGCTCGGGCACCGCGCACGAGAACCCCGTCGTCGCGAACGTGGATGGAGACCCCGCCGCGGAGCTCGTGGTGGTCTCCAATGATCATGCCTACCCGGGCACCCACGGCCTCCGCGTGTTCCAGGGGCGGCAAGGGTGGGCGGGCACCCGGAGCCTCTGGAACCAGCACGCCTACTCGGTGACGAACGTCCTCGACGATGGCTCCATCCCGGCGGGTGCGACGAGCCACTGGCTCCACCCGCGGCTCAACACCTTCCACGCCAACGTCGCCAACCACTTCGGCGAGGGCCCCACTCCCTACGCCGCCGCGGACCTCGTCGTGTCCGAGCTGTCCGCCATGTGTGAGGGCGAGGGCCAGGTCGTGCTCCGCGCGCGCGTGCTCAACCAGGGCGAGGCCCCGGTGGCCCCGGGCGTGAAGGTGGCGTTCTTCGATGCGGCTCCCTCCTCGGGTGGCACGCTGCTCGGCGTGGCCTCCGTGGCCGAGGCGTTGCCCGTGGGCACCAGCGCGCTCGCGACGCTCTCCGTGTCCTCTCCGCTCACCGGCCGGGTGAGCTTCTTCGCCCTCGCGGACGATGATGGCCAGGGCGGGGGACGCGACACCGAGTGCATCGAGAGCAACAACACCACCTCCACCACGGTGGAGCTTGCCTGCCAGTTGCCCCCGAGCAACCAGCCGCCGGTGGCGCTCTGCCGCGATGTCACCGTCAGCGCCGATGCCTCCTGCCAGGCCCGCGCCAGCGTGGACAATGGCAGCTACGATCCGGACAACGGCCCGGCACCGCTCTCCGTGTCCCAGTCCCCCGATGCGTCCTTCGGCCCGGGCCGCCACGCCGTCACGTTGATTGCCTCGGATGGCGCGGCGAGCGCTCAATGCGTGGGCTCGGTCACCGTGGTGGATGACACGCCACCGTCCATCTCCTGCCCCCTCGCGCTGGAAGCGAGGATCCGCCTCGGTGAGCTCGGCGTCTCCCTTCAGTACGCCGTCTCTTCCCGCGATGCCTGCGGCCCGGCGCCCGTCACCTGCTCGATTCCTCCCGGCTCCATCTTCCTGCCTGGCCTCACGAAGGTCACCTGCACCGCCAGGGATGCGTCCGGCAACACGGCCTCGTGTGACTTCGGGATCCGCGTGAGCATCGATCTCTCCCTCTAA
- a CDS encoding endo alpha-1,4 polygalactosaminidase has protein sequence MSKRLTCLISCSALLVSACQPLEGDEAWEGAGSGDKAVSTVDGAACTIPSFPKGTTWIWDLENTSLPTNLNAQVYVVDLFGTTSAKIQQYKTAGKKVVCYFSAGSFEDWREDVNAFPQSTYCSPGENCDESIHIMGDWCEEGGGCEWWLDHRRQEVRTAMAARIQLAKNKGCDAVEPDNVDGYAHDDEISCTDQACWGLTAADQISYNRFLADTAHANCLGIALKNDVDQVAQLAPYFDFAINEECQRYQECGVYKTSFVSQNKAVFNAEYRVDGGGDTTNWTSCTGTGSTCACGESGFAAGDMRTLVFKTANVRYNNVGITCW, from the coding sequence ATGTCGAAGCGGCTGACCTGTCTGATTTCCTGTTCCGCGCTGCTCGTGTCCGCGTGCCAGCCCCTGGAGGGGGATGAGGCCTGGGAGGGAGCGGGGAGCGGCGATAAGGCGGTGAGCACGGTGGACGGCGCGGCGTGCACCATCCCGAGCTTCCCCAAGGGAACCACCTGGATCTGGGACCTGGAGAACACCTCGCTGCCCACGAATCTCAACGCCCAGGTCTACGTCGTCGACCTCTTCGGGACCACGAGCGCGAAGATCCAGCAGTACAAGACCGCCGGCAAGAAGGTGGTCTGCTATTTCAGCGCCGGCTCCTTCGAGGACTGGCGGGAGGATGTCAACGCGTTCCCGCAGAGCACCTACTGCAGCCCCGGCGAGAACTGTGACGAGTCCATCCACATCATGGGCGACTGGTGTGAGGAAGGCGGGGGCTGCGAGTGGTGGTTGGATCACCGCCGGCAGGAGGTGCGCACGGCGATGGCGGCGCGCATCCAACTGGCGAAGAACAAGGGCTGTGACGCGGTCGAGCCGGACAACGTCGACGGCTACGCGCACGACGACGAGATCTCCTGCACCGATCAGGCCTGCTGGGGCCTCACCGCGGCGGATCAGATCTCCTACAACCGCTTTCTCGCCGACACGGCCCATGCCAACTGTCTGGGCATCGCGCTCAAGAACGACGTCGATCAGGTCGCCCAGCTCGCCCCGTACTTCGACTTCGCCATCAACGAGGAGTGCCAGCGCTACCAGGAGTGTGGGGTCTACAAGACCTCGTTCGTGAGCCAGAACAAGGCGGTCTTCAACGCCGAGTACCGCGTGGACGGAGGCGGCGACACCACGAACTGGACGTCGTGCACGGGAACGGGCTCCACCTGCGCCTGCGGCGAGAGCGGCTTCGCCGCGGGGGACATGCGGACCCTGGTCTTCAAGACCGCGAACGTGCGCTACAACAACGTGGGCATCACCTGCTGGTAG
- a CDS encoding GNAT family N-acetyltransferase, protein MMEGLMAVQCPDCDFFYDADDPGDAERHAKHHEDVTAPDRPEPNPQIASMADSKSGVVIFAASDPDFLHEKLYRISRRFKREMKYDQCGWAPEGHQVDSGAIGALFCDQEGRTLGGAGIYSNTPYASRMIGWIWIAPSYRRRGVLSRALPTLVMCFPGALIKFPYSDAMERFAEASPYIIKKGGPLYLIE, encoded by the coding sequence ATGATGGAGGGTTTGATGGCAGTTCAATGCCCCGACTGCGACTTTTTCTATGACGCTGACGATCCTGGGGATGCCGAGCGTCATGCCAAGCACCATGAAGATGTCACAGCGCCGGATCGACCAGAACCGAATCCACAGATCGCGAGTATGGCGGACTCAAAAAGCGGTGTGGTCATCTTTGCTGCGAGCGATCCAGATTTCCTTCATGAAAAGCTTTATCGCATTTCCCGTCGTTTTAAGCGCGAGATGAAATACGATCAATGCGGTTGGGCTCCAGAAGGTCATCAAGTCGATTCCGGAGCCATTGGGGCCTTGTTCTGTGATCAAGAAGGCAGAACGTTAGGTGGCGCAGGAATCTACTCTAATACGCCTTACGCATCACGTATGATCGGATGGATATGGATCGCCCCGTCCTACCGGCGTCGCGGCGTCCTTTCGCGTGCTTTGCCGACGCTTGTAATGTGCTTCCCTGGGGCGCTTATCAAATTCCCCTACAGCGACGCCATGGAGCGCTTTGCCGAGGCATCTCCTTACATAATCAAGAAAGGCGGCCCGCTGTATCTAATTGAGTAG
- a CDS encoding transglycosylase SLT domain-containing protein has product MSISISSRSPSYRLPELELPQTPSFSSTPTETLPELDTSNLLNLFADAFSTETPSSSFSDPTGQGGGLDQLLETAKQLVQTLEQLTELLQAPEIGEQSPSGGQTPQSFAPPAPQGPGGKQGPGGTQGAGDPGQVPEGQVGDWIKQAQKELAAAGIPADKMKAEDIAKIIQHESSGDPNAINQWDDNAKKGTPSIGLMQTIQPTFDAYKLPGHDNIRNPVDNIIAGVRYAVERYGSVSNVPGLQSMNGGGGYVGY; this is encoded by the coding sequence ATGTCCATCTCCATCTCCTCGCGCAGCCCGTCGTACCGCCTCCCCGAGCTGGAGCTGCCCCAGACCCCCTCGTTCTCCTCCACGCCGACGGAGACCCTGCCGGAGCTGGACACCAGCAATCTGCTGAATCTGTTCGCGGACGCCTTCAGCACCGAGACCCCCTCGTCGAGCTTCAGTGATCCGACGGGGCAGGGCGGTGGGCTGGACCAGTTGCTGGAGACGGCCAAGCAGCTCGTCCAGACGCTGGAGCAGCTGACCGAGCTGCTGCAGGCGCCGGAGATCGGCGAACAGTCGCCGTCGGGTGGGCAGACGCCGCAGTCGTTCGCCCCGCCGGCCCCGCAGGGCCCGGGTGGGAAGCAGGGTCCGGGCGGCACGCAGGGCGCGGGTGACCCGGGCCAGGTGCCCGAGGGCCAGGTGGGCGATTGGATCAAGCAGGCGCAGAAGGAGCTGGCCGCGGCGGGCATCCCCGCGGACAAGATGAAGGCGGAGGACATCGCCAAGATCATCCAGCACGAGTCGAGCGGCGACCCCAACGCCATCAACCAGTGGGACGACAACGCGAAGAAGGGCACGCCGTCCATCGGTCTGATGCAGACCATCCAGCCGACGTTCGATGCGTACAAGCTGCCCGGCCACGACAACATCCGCAACCCGGTGGACAACATCATCGCGGGCGTGCGCTACGCGGTGGAGCGTTACGGCTCGGTGTCCAACGTGCCCGGCCTCCAGTCGATGAACGGCGGCGGCGGCTACGTCGGTTACTGA